TCGCCGGCCTCCCGCCAGAACTGCGGTGCCGGCGGCAGTGCATCGCCGTGCCAGACGATCAGCTCGTCGGTCTGCCTGCCCATCCGCACGGTAGGGTCGACGGCGAGCAGACCGTGCTCGCGGTAGTGGTTCATCCAGCCATCGGGATAGGTATCGAAAACACGGGTCGTCGACTGGGTGGCCGACTGCTGCATGCTGACGCCGTAGCAGCAGTAGTCGAAGCCGAGCGCGCCGGCCAGCGACGCAACCTGCCCGAAAAGCCGGTGTTCGTCATCGATGTGCTTCCACTCCTGATGGAACGACTCAAGTCGATCGATCACCCCGTACCTCCGTCACAAAGCCAAGCCCGCCGGATGTTCTCCGGCCAGCATAACCGTCAAATCCAGTTACACCATAAATATTATTATTTCCTGTTAAATACAAAAGAAAGTTGTTTGTAATTATCAAACTGACATTACGCCATTCGCATCGCCACCCCGGCGCGGGCCCCGTCACAGCGGCGGTCATCGGCCCCCTGTCAGTTTTGACAGTTTCCCTCGTGCGCATTTCGCGCCATTCAACGTTGGCGTTTTCAACGAGAGGAGCTGAAAAATGCAGATGGATTTTTGCGAAGGAAGCTGCTTGAGCGGCGACATGAGGACGAAGATCGCGCGATTTCGTCACAAGGTCTTCGTGCAGCGGCTGGGCTGGGAGCTGCCCGGCGTCAGCAACGGGCTGGAGAGCGATCAGTACGATCGTGCCGATACACTCTATATCACCCTGCGCAGCGCACAGGACGAGGTCGTCGGCTGTGCCCGCTTGCTGAGCACGACCGGCCCCTACCTGCTGAAGGACCACTTTCCGCAGCTGCTCGGCAGCGCACACGTTCCCTGCTCCAGCAAGGTCTGGGAGCTGTCCCGCCTGGCCGCGGACCGGCCGGCCGGGGCGGGTGCCGGCGAATTCGAGTGGGCGATACACCGGCTGTTGGCGGAAACGGTCCGTGTCGCTTACGAAAAGGGCGCACACCAGCTGATCGGCGTGACCTACGCCAGCATGGAGCGCCTGTTCGGCCGCATCGGCGTCAAGGCGCACCGCGTCGGGCCGTCCGAGCGGATCGACGGCCGCATGGTCGTTGCCAGCCGGATCGAACTCGACCGCACGACACTGGGCGCATTGAGGATCGCGTAAGCCGGCAACAGGCCTGAGATACAGATCAACCGGCGTCCTCCCGGCCCGGACGGGAGGACGTTCCGGGCCTGGCCGGCACTCGCGGATAAAGCCGCTTCTCCATCCGGCGGCTGTCAAGACTGACAGTTGAATCCGGTGGGTTCTGATCAAGAATCAAGGTGAAATCTTTCTTGAAAAGAAATTTAACGCCATGAAAAAGTCAGAATCAATCGGAGACATGCGGGTGTGGCCGTTGAACGAACGGGCCGCCTTTCATCCGCCACCGGACACGCCACCGGAACGTCACGACCTGCCGGAGCGCACTGAACCGTTCCAACCCGACTGCCGTACACGCCGTGGCAGGGAAGACGGCATGCAGCAGCCAGACACCGGGAGCCGGAACGGACCGTCGCGTCGTGTTCGCGCGCAGAGGCGGCAAGACCGGAATCGGGAGCGTGTGCGCACTGGCATGCCGCCCCCCCGTGCAATGGAGAGGCAGCATGGCTGAAGACCTCCGCCCGTTCTCGCAACGTGCCGCGCTGCTGCTGCAGGGCGCGCGTCTGGTCACGCTGGCGACGACTGACGCCGACGGCCGCCCCTGGGATCTGACGGCAAATTATGTGTTTCTGGCCGGTCGCCCCGTCCAGCTGTTGTGGTACTCGATGCGCGACGCCCTGCATGCCCGCAACATCGCGGACAACCCGCGCGTCACCGGCTCGATTTTTCGCGTCGACCTCGCGCCGCCAGTGCTCGAGCCCGGTCTCGACGGGCTGCGGTTCAGCGGCAAGGCCAGGGCCGTCGCCGGCGGCGACGTCGAGCTTGCCCACGAACGCTACTTCCGGCTCGGCTTTCCCGATGAACAGCTCCGCAAACAGTGGATGCTGCCGCTGGCCGACTTTACCGAGGCCGGTTCCCGATGCTTCTACACACTGACGATCGAAGCGTGGTGGCTGCTCGACATCGGCCGGCAGCAAGACAGGCAGGACCGCCACGGCAACCTCCCCGAACCCGCGCAAATCGCGCCATAGCATCTTTGCAGGGTTTAGACGTCGGCCATTGAACCGACGCCGCCACCCGAAGCGCCGGGCCGGACGGCGCGCCGGCTGCCCGTCGAGGCCGTCACCCGCCGGGGGCATCGGCCCACCGCGGGCGGCATCCTCCGCGTTCAGCCGCCGCCCAGCGCCTGTTTCATCCACGCGACGAAGAGCCGGGTCCGGTTGGGCAGCAGGCCGGCGTGCGGGTAGACGAGGCTGATCGGTTGCGACGGACGCTGATAGGGCTGCAGGATCACCCGCAGACGCCCCGCGGCAAGATGGTCGGCCACCTGATACGACAGGAACTGGCCGATGCCCAGGCCGGCGACGCAGGCGTCGACGGCCGGCAGGCCGTGGTTGCATTCGAGATTGCCGGCGATCGCCACGCTGATCTCGCGCCCCTGCTCCTGGAACAGCCAGGTGCCGCGGCCGTTGCCGGTGAAGCGGATGCAGTTTGCCCCGGCCAGCTCGCGCAGCTGCTGCGGAACGCCATGCCGCGCCAGATACGCCGGGCTGGCCACGACGACGCGATGGATCTCGCCGACCTGCCGGGCGATCAGGCTCGAGTCGTCGAGCGCGCCGATGCGCACGCCGACGTCGATGCCTTCTTCGAGCAGATTGACGACGCGGTCGAGCAGGATCAGCCGGCACTGGACCTTCGGGTGCGCCTGCAGGA
This window of the Jeongeupia sp. USM3 genome carries:
- a CDS encoding acyl-homoserine-lactone synthase encodes the protein MRTKIARFRHKVFVQRLGWELPGVSNGLESDQYDRADTLYITLRSAQDEVVGCARLLSTTGPYLLKDHFPQLLGSAHVPCSSKVWELSRLAADRPAGAGAGEFEWAIHRLLAETVRVAYEKGAHQLIGVTYASMERLFGRIGVKAHRVGPSERIDGRMVVASRIELDRTTLGALRIA
- a CDS encoding LysR family transcriptional regulator, translated to MDKLRAMQTFVAIVEHGSLTRAARALASSLPAVVRTLAALEEALGVRLLNRTTRRLSLTDEGRAYLDSCRHILGAVDEAEQRLSDRQDEASGRLVVTASVLYGQMYVAPAVTRFLQAHPKVQCRLILLDRVVNLLEEGIDVGVRIGALDDSSLIARQVGEIHRVVVASPAYLARHGVPQQLRELAGANCIRFTGNGRGTWLFQEQGREISVAIAGNLECNHGLPAVDACVAGLGIGQFLSYQVADHLAAGRLRVILQPYQRPSQPISLVYPHAGLLPNRTRLFVAWMKQALGGG
- a CDS encoding pyridoxamine 5'-phosphate oxidase family protein, which gives rise to MAEDLRPFSQRAALLLQGARLVTLATTDADGRPWDLTANYVFLAGRPVQLLWYSMRDALHARNIADNPRVTGSIFRVDLAPPVLEPGLDGLRFSGKARAVAGGDVELAHERYFRLGFPDEQLRKQWMLPLADFTEAGSRCFYTLTIEAWWLLDIGRQQDRQDRHGNLPEPAQIAP